The Nitrospirota bacterium genome includes a window with the following:
- the gnd gene encoding phosphogluconate dehydrogenase (NAD(+)-dependent, decarboxylating) has product MELGFIGLGKMGMNMVVRLQRDRHRVVVYDRATDLIKQAESQGCVGASSIADLVAKLSPPRAVWIMVPSGAPTEETVRAVAALLQSGDIVVDGGNTDFHDDVRRAAELKPRGIHYIDAGTSGGVWGLKLGYCLMIGGEAAPVTRLAPVFQTLAPEHGWARVGGHGAGHYVKMVHNGIEYSMMQGYAEGFELLSKSDYSLDLAQVAELWMHGSVVRSWLLELAAGALKEDPRLEKLKGYVQDSGEGRWMVEDALEKAVPVPTLTAALFTRFRSRQEESFAEKMLAALRNAFGGHAVRR; this is encoded by the coding sequence ATGGAACTCGGCTTCATCGGCCTGGGCAAGATGGGGATGAACATGGTCGTGCGGCTGCAGCGCGACCGGCATCGCGTGGTGGTCTACGACCGGGCGACGGATTTGATCAAGCAGGCGGAGAGCCAAGGCTGCGTGGGTGCTTCTTCAATCGCGGACTTGGTCGCGAAGCTGTCACCGCCGCGCGCGGTCTGGATCATGGTCCCGTCCGGCGCGCCGACCGAGGAAACGGTCCGGGCCGTGGCGGCGCTGTTGCAAAGCGGCGACATCGTCGTGGACGGAGGTAACACCGACTTCCATGACGACGTCCGGCGCGCCGCCGAACTGAAGCCGCGCGGCATTCACTACATCGACGCCGGCACGAGCGGCGGCGTGTGGGGGCTCAAGCTCGGCTATTGTTTGATGATCGGCGGCGAGGCGGCGCCGGTGACGCGTCTCGCGCCCGTCTTTCAGACCCTCGCCCCCGAACACGGCTGGGCCCGCGTCGGGGGACACGGGGCCGGTCACTATGTCAAGATGGTTCACAACGGCATCGAGTACAGCATGATGCAAGGCTACGCCGAGGGATTCGAACTGCTGTCGAAGAGCGACTATTCCCTCGACCTGGCACAGGTCGCCGAACTGTGGATGCACGGCAGCGTGGTACGGTCCTGGCTGTTGGAACTGGCCGCCGGCGCGCTGAAAGAGGATCCCCGATTGGAGAAACTCAAAGGCTATGTGCAGGATTCCGGCGAAGGCCGCTGGATGGTCGAAGATGCGCTGGAGAAGGCGGTGCCGGTGCCGACATTGACCGCCGCGCTGTTTACGCGATTCCGCTCGCGGCAGGAAGAGTCGTTTGCGGAGAAGATGCTGGCCGCGTTACGCAATGCGTTCGGCGGCCACGCGGTTCGGCGTTGA
- the ltaE gene encoding low-specificity L-threonine aldolase — translation MIDLRSDTVTQPSPAMRQAMACAPVGDDVYGEDPTVNRLQEMAAALLGKAAALFVPSGTMANQLSIRVLTQPGQEVIVESKSHIVRYEQGAAGALSGVQLHWVVGDRGIMTPEQVEAAIRPNDPHSIPTALICLENTHNSGGGSIYPLGTVERIRAIALKHGIPMHLDGARLFNAVAATGVSAADYARHFETVSFCLSKGLGAPVGSLIVTNETALLDKLRRFRRMYGGAMRQAGILAAAGIYALEHNIARLKEDHDNAKRLARLLQRIPAVTLNPDHVETNIVMFDVIGHRLQPAEIVAALKREGVLINAVGGTAFRAVTHLDVSAQDIDRAGEIFARVLGR, via the coding sequence ATGATCGACCTCCGCAGCGACACCGTCACGCAACCATCCCCGGCGATGCGCCAGGCCATGGCCTGTGCGCCGGTCGGCGACGACGTGTACGGCGAAGACCCGACGGTGAACCGGCTGCAGGAGATGGCCGCGGCGCTGCTCGGCAAAGCCGCGGCGCTGTTCGTGCCTTCCGGCACGATGGCCAATCAGCTCTCGATCCGCGTCCTGACGCAGCCGGGGCAGGAAGTGATCGTCGAAAGCAAGTCCCACATCGTGCGGTACGAGCAAGGGGCGGCCGGCGCCTTGTCCGGGGTGCAACTGCACTGGGTAGTCGGCGACCGCGGCATCATGACGCCCGAGCAGGTGGAGGCCGCCATCCGGCCGAACGATCCTCACAGCATTCCCACCGCGCTGATCTGCCTGGAAAACACCCATAACAGCGGCGGCGGGTCGATCTATCCTCTCGGCACGGTCGAGCGGATCCGCGCCATCGCGCTGAAGCACGGGATTCCGATGCACCTGGACGGCGCGCGGCTGTTCAACGCCGTAGCCGCCACTGGAGTTTCGGCCGCCGACTACGCGAGACACTTCGAGACCGTCTCCTTTTGTCTCTCCAAGGGCCTTGGCGCACCGGTCGGATCGCTGATCGTCACGAACGAGACGGCTTTGCTCGACAAGCTGCGCCGCTTCCGCCGCATGTACGGCGGCGCCATGCGGCAGGCCGGCATCCTGGCCGCCGCCGGCATCTATGCGCTCGAACACAACATCGCCCGTCTGAAGGAGGACCACGACAACGCAAAGCGCCTGGCTCGTCTCCTGCAGAGGATTCCCGCCGTGACTCTGAACCCGGATCACGTCGAGACCAACATCGTGATGTTCGACGTGATCGGCCATCGCCTTCAACCCGCGGAGATCGTGGCGGCGCTGAAACGCGAAGGCGTCTTGATCAACGCCGTCGGAGGGACCGCATTCCGCGCAGTCACCCATTTGGACGTGAGCGCTCAGGACATCGACCGCGCCGGCGAGATCTTTGCCCGCGTCCTCGGGCGCTGA